The stretch of DNA CTGGTGGCGGTGATCACGCCCATGGCCGTGCACGGCGACGGGGGCGCCCGGATGGCCCTGGTCGCGACGGCGGCGGTGATGCTGCTGCTGCGCAAGCCGCTGCCGGCCATCGCCGCCGGTATCCTGACCGCCGCCCTGTGGCGGCTGGTCGCATCCTGATCCATCCTCGGAACGAAGCGGCAAGCCCGCTTTCCAAAGGGCAGTCATTCACGGGACGCCGGCCCGGCCGGTGCCCCACCCGAGACACTGGAGTCCCGCATGCCCGATCCCCGTGACCCGCGCCACAATGCCGCCTGGCGAGCCGCCCAGCAGTGGCAGGAGCGCGCCCGCCAGACCCGCCCGGGTGGCCCCCTGGGCGGCCTCAAGCTGCTGTTCACCTGGCTGCTGTTCGGCGCCATGATGGTCGTCGCCATGGTGCTGGGCCTGTTCTTCCTGCTTGTCGGCTGGGCGATGATGCCCTTCCTGCGCCACCGCATGAAGAAGCGGATGGAGCAGATGCGCGCCGACCGGGCCGAGGACGTGGGCGGCAGCGTCCACTATCGCGAGACCCGCTATCGCGAGAGCCGCGACGCCGGCGGCCGCTACCGCGAGCAGCAGGTGCTCGAGGGCGACTACGAGGTCAGGGACGAGCAGAAGAAGGACCCTGATCGCCGCTGACGGAGACGGCCCGCCGGGAGGGCGTGACACCTAGGTCGCAGCAGGTAGCGACTCAGCCGATGTCGGCCGGGCGCAGCACCGCCACCGGGCAGCGCGCCTCATGCAACACCTCGTGGCTGACGCTGCCGGCCACCACCTGCGAGAGCCCGCTGCGGCCGTGGGTGGTCATGGCCAGCATGATGTCCTGGCACTCTGCCAGGTAGCTGACGATAGAGTCGGCCGGGTCACCGTGCAGCACCTCCCAATCCACGTCCATGCCATGCTCGCTCCGCAGACGCCGCGCCAAGGCATGGACATAGCCAGACTCCAT from Halomonas aestuarii encodes:
- a CDS encoding AzlD family protein, producing MTLVATPGGVLLAIVIMALVTYLTRAGGVFVMSRVPIGPRVERFINAMAGSVLVAVITPMAVHGDGGARMALVATAAVMLLLRKPLPAIAAGILTAALWRLVAS